A region from the Halosolutus gelatinilyticus genome encodes:
- a CDS encoding DUF7124 domain-containing protein — MTERIDLDELDAAEDENEPRANYGDWLWRDDGDADPDAEPDPPGRSARADDRTRSRSDPGDEDESESIDDEAGGGSNASGDPASAPAPHVPKTGNRTPAGIPVDGSDGGNATTASPASDDQSNTAQSTPRPMGADASGPHGDGADDMTMAFTYGAARRLEHPERVFAGSAWADWIGIVGDVPVHVIGKFQRERGIDADFFNGTGTDPGERLAQIDRNSMFYADRTVVVGCEGADEPIAEAAGWEFVPLSKAAAKAGWSLAADDESAPSPSESDPEPE; from the coding sequence ATGACTGAACGAATCGATCTCGACGAACTCGATGCGGCCGAGGACGAGAACGAACCGCGGGCCAACTACGGAGACTGGCTGTGGCGCGACGACGGCGACGCCGATCCGGATGCCGAACCCGATCCCCCCGGACGGAGTGCCCGAGCGGACGATCGGACCCGATCGCGATCGGACCCGGGTGACGAAGACGAGAGCGAATCGATCGACGACGAGGCGGGCGGCGGATCGAACGCGAGCGGCGATCCCGCGAGCGCGCCGGCGCCGCACGTTCCCAAAACGGGCAATCGCACGCCCGCCGGGATCCCCGTGGACGGATCGGACGGAGGAAACGCAACCACCGCGTCACCGGCGTCGGACGATCAATCGAACACCGCGCAGTCGACGCCGCGACCGATGGGAGCCGACGCGTCGGGTCCGCACGGAGACGGCGCCGACGACATGACGATGGCGTTCACGTACGGTGCGGCCCGCCGGCTCGAACACCCCGAACGCGTCTTCGCCGGGTCGGCGTGGGCCGACTGGATCGGCATCGTCGGCGACGTGCCGGTCCACGTGATCGGGAAGTTCCAGCGGGAGCGCGGGATCGACGCCGACTTCTTTAACGGGACGGGGACCGACCCTGGCGAGCGACTCGCCCAGATCGATCGCAACTCGATGTTCTACGCCGATCGAACGGTCGTCGTCGGCTGCGAAGGGGCGGACGAACCGATCGCCGAGGCGGCCGGGTGGGAGTTCGTGCCGCTGTCCAAGGCCGCCGCGAAGGCCGGCTGGAGCCTCGCGGCAGACGATGAATCGGCACCATCTCCGTCGGAATCCGATCCCGAGCCGGAGTAA